DNA sequence from the Pedobacter schmidteae genome:
TACCCGATTCGCTGGAGCGAAGAGTTGATAAACGGTGCAACCAGCGAAGCCGATAAAAAACGTTACACCACGGCCAAAACAAGCCTGCTGGACAAAGAGAAAAACTTTGATAAAGAAAAACTCAACTGGACAGATATGAATTAATCATTTGTTTTACCATAAAGGCAAAAAGTCGTCTTAAATTTAAATTTTGAGACGACTTTTTGCCTTTATGGTAAAAGCAGTTTTATTTGCTGGCCAGGATTTGCTGGTGTTCGAATAAATACGGAGAGGTATAAAAGGAGTTGCTGGAATGAATAAACAGTACTGTTTTATCTTCCATGGCGCGAACAACCATGCCCGCCTGCTCGCTAGGTACTGCCGGACAACCCTGACTGCGTCCTAGTCGCCCTAAAGCCGAGATGGTTTGTTCACTTACATAATCGGCACCATGCACTACTATTGCCCGCTGACGGGCGTTGGAATTAAATCCATTATCCATGCCATCCAGTCGTAATGAAAGCCCGTGCTTTCCGTAATAAGCCTCAGCCGTAACATAAAAGCCAACGCTACTTTTCTGAGATTCGATGGTGTTGGAAAAATTGGTAGCCACATCTCCGCCACTAAAAGTGCCATGCGCCACCCAGGTATTTAATATTAAAGTCTCTTTTTCCAGGTCAACAATCCATAAACGCTTCTTCTTACTGCTCAGATCGAAGTCGGCAATGCTCAAAATAGATTTATGATCAGAAACCTTACCGGCCTCTTTGAGATTGTAAAAACCGGTAGCGGCTTTTTTAAATACAGCCAACGACAGTCCGCTAATGGCCAGGTTTGCGGCATTATAAATCTCATCAATCTGTTCGTTTATGGTAGAGTCGTTTACGGCAACTGGAGTAATTTCTGCCGATTTTGTTTTAACAGGTATCCAGCTAATTAAAGTACATGCAATAACAATTAAGCCAGCTAATCCTAAAATACTTTTCTTCATCCTTACAATATCACCCGCACCAGGTATTTTAAATGTTTATCTCTGTTTTTTTTAGTGTTTGTTTATACACGAATCTCAAAGATATAAAACCTTTTTAATAAAGCAACTCATAATTAGGTATTTACAAGGAAAAATTGCAGTTTTTTTAATGGAGGCCCATTAAGCCTAAGCTTCATTGCCATTGGGTTTGCTCAATAAAGCAATAATCCTTTCCTTGTCGTTGATCTGATCTCTAAGGGCAGCAGCCAGTTCTCTGCAGTTTTTCAGGCTATCACCATATTCTGCAGGCGATTCGGCTACCATAGTTGGCACCATACCCAAATTCTCAATATAGATGTTGAAGAAGTTGGCGGGGGATACGTCCAGAATTTCGGCCATGAGCAGGAGATCTTTGTATTTAACAGACTCATTGATCAGGCCAAGGCGCAAACCATCAAATGTTTTTCCCATACTATTGGCTAACCAGCTTAGGGATCTGTGCTTTTCTCTTAGAATTCCGTCTACTATTGCTTTTAAGGACATGTGTTTTTTTATTGCAAAATAAGAATATTCCAATAAAAATTATATATTTTTTAGCAAATTTTTTCACAAAAAGGCATAAAAAAACTGCAAGTAATGATAGTTTATTGTCTCAATGCACATAAAAATATCAGAATTTTATGCAGAAAAAACAAAAAAATAAAGCCTTTATAAAAAGTATTTGCGTTTGATTCTTGGACAATCAATTTTTTTTTTTACTTTTACCCTGAGAGCGTTAATTTGCGGGGGCAACGTCATCCTGACATGCCTCCGCTTTTTTATGTCCGGCCCGCTTTAACTCCCTAAAGTTTTACCTGACGGATGATGGTCTTAAGGTTCAATTCAATGATATCAGTCATGCTTTTACATTCCAGATAAAGCGGATCGTTAAAATGATCGGCCATTCCTTTTTTCAAGGTTTCAATGTTTTCAGGTGTCGTCAGCATTTCGGCATTCGATACATCCCTAAGGTCGGTAAGGCGATGTCTTTCGCTTCTTACGCGATGTACCAATGACGATTTTTCTTCCTGCTGATATTGTAAATAGGTTTTATCTGTGAGCTGCTCCATACCCAATTTTACATAAGGATAGTTCTCCTTAAAAAACTGCGGAAGGTATACCTTGATATTGCCTTCATAAAACTGCTGATCAAAATCTATAGCCCTTATGCGGAATTGAATGTCGTCAAAATCGGGCGTAATCTGCACCACAAAATTGTAGGCCCGCATATCGCCCAGCAACATCACCAGGCAACGTTCATTAAATTTTACAAACTCTTTGGCAATACGTGTCGGGTTGTATTCGGGATTGTGTAAATAGTTTTTTGCAAACACATCTCCCGGAATTCCGGCAATGTGTTCCTCCACTAAGGTCTCCTTATCAACCAAATAATTTACCTGGTTGGGCGACAGGATTTCTTCCAGCTCCAAACCATAAATCCGCGAAGCATCAGCTCTTTTGATGTAAAAATAATCATATACATCATTTAAGCGGTTTACAATCCGGATACGAAAGGGGTGTGTATTACCAAAGGTGCAATATTCAATCTTGTCGATATATTTATGCTGAACGATGCGCAAATTGCCGGATGCCTTCAGATTGGCATAAATTATTTTTAAGCCATTGTACAAATCTTCAATCTTTCCCGCGGGATAAATAGGGCCTTCCCACAAGGAATCCTTTCCGTATTTATCCATGATGGGATAGGCTTCATCAAACATCAGTAAATCGTCGTAGCTGATGGGCAACTTTGATTCCCGCTGATACTTTTTTAGATACTTCTGCAATGCAGGCGATACAGGAAAAATGGGCTTTTTACGGGATATTTTTACATCATTGGAATCCATGGCAACATAATTTAGGCTCAATTTAGTGTTTTCTTTAGTTAATTACCCCGGCCTATTTATTATTTCCGACCGCTTGCGTAATATGAATTTCATAAGGATGTGGATTTAAAGTCATATCGCATTTCCCGCAACAAATTTAAAGTGCTGCTGGTTAGTTTTGTGTTCATTTATTTTTTTATGAAGAAACTACTCGGAAACATTCCATTTTCAGTTTTAGATCTGGCCACAGTTATAGAAGGCAAAACTCCTGCTGATACTTTTAAAAACAGCCTCGATCTGGCACAACATGTCGAGAACTGGGGCTATAACCGCTATTGGCTGGCCGAACATCACAATATGATCAGTGTAGCCAGTTCGGCAACCTCGGTGGTTATAGGACATATTGCCGGCGGAACTAAAAAAATCAGGGTAGGCTCGGGAGGGATTATGTTGCCCAATCATTCGCCACTCATCATTGCCGAACAATTTGGAACACTGGCCTCCTTATTCCCCGGTCGTATCGATCTGGGATTGGGAAGGGCCCCCGGCACAGATCAGCTTACTGCTGCAGCCATCAGGGGCGACCTCCGCTTCCAGGCCGCTCAGGACTTTCCGAGGGAGGTATTAAAATTACAGACCTATTTATCGGCCGACAACAAGACCAGTAATGTGAGGGCAATACCGGGCGAAGGACTGGATATTCCAATCTGGATTTTGGGCTCCAGTACAGATAGCGCACGCCTGGCCGCTGCACTGGGTTTACCGTACGCTTTTGCCAGTCATTTTGCCCCTGCACAGTTTATGACGGCCATCAACATCTACAGACAAAATTTTAAACCATCCGAGCACCTTGCCGAGCCCTATGTGCTGGCCTGCGTAAATGTGGTGGCGGCTGATACGGATGCCGAAGCCAATAGACTGGTCACTTCTTTGTACCAGTTGTTTATGGGGATTGTGACCGGAAAGCGTAGATTGTTACAACCGCCTGTTGACAATATGAACGATATTTGGGACGTATATGAAGAGGAGCAGGCAAGTCAGATGCTGGCTTGTACTTTTGTGGGAAGTAAAGAAACACTTAAGACAGATTTGCAACAGTTTTTAGATCAGACCGGTGTAGACGAGATCATGGCCACTTCCCATATTTTTGACCATACGGCCAGATTAAGGTCTTATGAGCTCATGGCACAGGTGTTTCAGGATTAAGTAAGGCTGGATTCAATATCTGATGTTTCGATCTGTACATAATACGCTTTAAATTGTAGGTATTTGGAAATAATTACTTAATATTGATCATGTATTAAGTAAGTGTGTTTAGCTTTTTAATTTTTCTTAATTAATACGGTAAACCAAATAAAAACCTGATTGACTACTTTATGAAGATCTATAATCATCTTCCTGATGCGGAATTAGTGGGCTTGTTGAAGTCCGACGATAGCCAGGCATTTACGGAGATCTTCAATCGGTACCGGTCGCTTTTATATATTTTTGCGTATAAAAAAACAGGCAACAGGGAAGAGGCAAAGGATATTATTCACGAACTTTTTTTAATGCTTTGGGAGAAACGCGCAGCACTTAATATTTCTTTTGGCTTGCCGGCGTTTCTCTTTACCGCACTTCGAAACAGAATATTTGATTTATATAAGCATAAAAAGGTATCCCAACGCTACCTGGATACTTTTCAAGAGTATTTGGATACAACGCAGGATGGCACCGATTACCTGGTTCGCCAGAATGACCTTGCTGCACTCATTGAGAAGGAAATAGCCGCATTGCCTTTTAAAATGCGTGAAGTGTTTGAGCTCAGCCGGAAGACGAATCTGTCACGTAAAGAAATAGCCGAACAGCTCAATCTGTCCGAACAAACTGTAAAAAGCCATATGCACCATGCCTTAAAAATCTTGAAAACCAGATTGGGTTCATTAATCCCCCTGGTGTTTATGGTTTTATAATCGGTATTTTTTTCATTTTTTATTTAACCCCTCTGTATCTGCTAATCGTTATGTATTAAAATAGCATAAACATGATGCAGCATAGCGACTCAGAAATCTTATTCAAAAAATATCAGGCCGGACAATGTACCCCGGAGGAACAGAAAATGGTAGAGCAATGGCTCACATTTGGCGAGGCCCGGAAATTTGACCTGACAGAAAGTGAGCTGAATGAAGATTTGGAAGAGTTGCAATATAGACTCAGGGACATAACAGCAGTAAAGCGTCCATTATGGCCACGCCGAATTGCTGTAGCAGCTTCTGTTGTGTTTTGCCTCGGCATTGCGGCTTATTTTTACCATACTGCCGGTCGGTCTGATCAATCTGCAAATCAGATGACGGTTCAGCAAGACATTGCCGGTGGTGGAAATAAGGCGATTTTGACCTTGGCAAACGGCAAGAAAATATCAATTACCGATGCCGCCAGTGGAGAGCTGATAAAGCAGGCAGGCGTCATCATTTCCAAAACGGCAGACGGAGAACTGATTTATCAGGTCACCGGCAAAAGCAAGTCGGCCGCAAACAATACATTAGCTTACAATACCATCGAAACGCCACGCGGTGGACAACATCAGGTGATATTGCCCGATGGCAGCAAGGTTTGGCTAAATGCGGCATCATCTATCAGATTCCCAGAGATTTTTGCCAACACAAATGAACGTAGGGTTGAGCTTAAAGGAGAAGCGTATTTTGAAGTAGCAAAAGATAAAACACGTCCTTTTATAGTAAAAACTGCACAGCAGCAAAT
Encoded proteins:
- a CDS encoding murein L,D-transpeptidase catalytic domain family protein; translation: MKKSILGLAGLIVIACTLISWIPVKTKSAEITPVAVNDSTINEQIDEIYNAANLAISGLSLAVFKKAATGFYNLKEAGKVSDHKSILSIADFDLSSKKKRLWIVDLEKETLILNTWVAHGTFSGGDVATNFSNTIESQKSSVGFYVTAEAYYGKHGLSLRLDGMDNGFNSNARQRAIVVHGADYVSEQTISALGRLGRSQGCPAVPSEQAGMVVRAMEDKTVLFIHSSNSFYTSPYLFEHQQILASK
- a CDS encoding LLM class flavin-dependent oxidoreductase; translation: MKKLLGNIPFSVLDLATVIEGKTPADTFKNSLDLAQHVENWGYNRYWLAEHHNMISVASSATSVVIGHIAGGTKKIRVGSGGIMLPNHSPLIIAEQFGTLASLFPGRIDLGLGRAPGTDQLTAAAIRGDLRFQAAQDFPREVLKLQTYLSADNKTSNVRAIPGEGLDIPIWILGSSTDSARLAAALGLPYAFASHFAPAQFMTAINIYRQNFKPSEHLAEPYVLACVNVVAADTDAEANRLVTSLYQLFMGIVTGKRRLLQPPVDNMNDIWDVYEEEQASQMLACTFVGSKETLKTDLQQFLDQTGVDEIMATSHIFDHTARLRSYELMAQVFQD
- a CDS encoding FecR domain-containing protein, translated to MMQHSDSEILFKKYQAGQCTPEEQKMVEQWLTFGEARKFDLTESELNEDLEELQYRLRDITAVKRPLWPRRIAVAASVVFCLGIAAYFYHTAGRSDQSANQMTVQQDIAGGGNKAILTLANGKKISITDAASGELIKQAGVIISKTADGELIYQVTGKSKSAANNTLAYNTIETPRGGQHQVILPDGSKVWLNAASSIRFPEIFANTNERRVELKGEAYFEVAKDKTRPFIVKTAQQQIEVLGTHFNVNSYADEQKSVTTLLEGSVKVAPIGTLNGLTDKVLTHLSAIISPGQQASAADHKLKVSVADVDQAMDWKNGDFIFKKESLSGIMRRVSRWYDVTVEYDRGIDLNQTFSGVVSRSKNISEVLKIMQSAGQLKFNVTERKVTVTNK
- a CDS encoding RNA polymerase sigma factor, which codes for MKIYNHLPDAELVGLLKSDDSQAFTEIFNRYRSLLYIFAYKKTGNREEAKDIIHELFLMLWEKRAALNISFGLPAFLFTALRNRIFDLYKHKKVSQRYLDTFQEYLDTTQDGTDYLVRQNDLAALIEKEIAALPFKMREVFELSRKTNLSRKEIAEQLNLSEQTVKSHMHHALKILKTRLGSLIPLVFMVL